The following is a genomic window from Flavobacteriales bacterium.
ACATCAGGTGGCCGAGCTGCGGGCCCGGATGGACGAGACCCAGCGGGAGATCGACGCACGACTGATCCCTTACTTCGAGCAGCTCGCGGTCACCCTGGAACCGGATCAGGCGGCCAGGTTGGAGGCGCTTCGCGCCAGCGGGGCCCTCAGCGGATGCTGCCTGGAAGGGAAGGTGCAGGGCTCCGGCTCCAAAAGAGCCGGCAGCAGCACTGCGGAACCGCCGACCCGAGGACCTGCCGCACCGAACAAGGCGGCGAAGGCCACCGGCGGCGCCAAATAGATCACGACTTCAGTCCGCCATCACCACCAGGTACTTCGAGGCGCTCCAGAACGCCTGCGGGTCGGTGATGACCAACTTCTCCACCTCCCCTTCGAAACGGTAGCTGCCCTGCGGGTGTGTGGTGAGCAGGCGTGCCTTTTTCGATGCAATGGGCAGCTCCAGCGTCTGGGTGATGTCGATCTGCTTGAAGTGCCCGTCGCCCAAGGCGTCGGCGTTCAGCTTCTTGGTGGCGCCGATGCCGGCCAGGCCGCCTTCCTTCGTCACGATGCCCTTCTCCTTCAGCTCCTTCGCCGTGCCGATGACGTAGTGCGCGGTGTTCAGCTCGTTGCGCTGCATGTTGGCCTGCTGTTCCTTGTCGCGATACATCTCCATCAGGGTCGCGAGCGAACTGTTGGCGCTGGCCAGCTGCTCCTTGAGGCCACCGATCTCGGCGTCCTTCTCGGCCACGGTCCGCTCGAGCTCCTCCACGGTGCGCTGTAGCGCGGCGATGGCACCGGCGTTGGCCTTGGTTTCCTTGCGCAGCTTGGCGATCAGGGCTTTGTTCTCGCTCAGCAACTCGTCGATCTGCTGCAGGTCACCCAGGATACGCTGCTCCATGTCCTGGCTGGGCTCACCTTCCACCTTGACCCCACCGATCATGCCCTGTTTCTCGCGGATGGTGCGCAGGTTCTCGCTGATCCGGTTGAACGATCCGAACAGGACGTTCAGCGAGCTGTCGCGCTCGGCGAGCGCAGCGTCCACGGTGGCCTTTTCGGTGGACAGGCCTTTGTATTGCTCGCTTTGGGTGGGGTCGTCCTTGCAGGCGCTCAACAGGCCGAAGGCGGACAGGACGATGGCGGTGCTCCAGCGGTTCATCGGGGTGGGGATGGGCCCGAAAGGTAGAACGCGCCCGGTTCAAGGACCTGGGGGAACGATGGCCCGCAGCATGGCGTACAAGGTCCATCAACGGAGGGCTGTTGGAGGCCGGATGGGCCGCCTGCTCGAAGCAAGGCCGTTGAGCGCTAGGTTGCACCCGATGTTCGTCACCCGCTGGCTGCTCTGGTCCCTGGTCCTCACCGGGGTCGGCGCGTTGACCCCTTCGTTCGCGGCCGCACAGGAGCGTGGTCTGTCCGACGGATTCAGCCGGTTATCGGCCAGGGAGCGTTCACGGCTGGCCCGGGAGGAGAGCGAAGCGTCAGTGAAGGACACGGCCTTCCAGGCGACCATGGCGCGGGCGGAGGTCCATTTCCAGGCGCGGCGCTATGAGGCAGCCATGGCGGACTACGAGCGGGCACGCGGCCTGCGGCCGCTCAATGTGTATCCGCCGGTGAAGATCGACGACCTGCGGGTGCTCATCGCCAAGCGGGATGCGGCCTTCGCGCAGGCCAAGGCGGACAGTGCGGCGCGCTCCGCCCCCTCTCCCGTGCCGTCGATGGTCCCGGCCCCGGAGCTCGCGCTGGACGAACGACCGGTCCTGGAACAAGCCCCCGCACGAGCTCTGGAGCCCGAGATGACCGTCACCGCGGAGCCCTCCGACCCGGAGCCGGTCCCTCCGGCCCCGAGCGTGCCACCCCCGACCCGTCCTGTACCCGGACCCGTGGTGCGCTCGGCCGGCCAGGCGCCGGAGCCAACGGAGCCGGTCGCCCGCGAGCCCGGCATCCAAGAGGAGCAGTTCAAGGAAGGCAATGCCGTCGTGCTCCAACGCACGGTGACAACGGCCACCGAGGTCCACGTCTACCGGAAGGTCACACATCCATGGGGCCGCACCTTCCATTTCCTGGACGGGCTGCCCGTGGATGAGCGCGTATGGACCGATCGGTTCGGGGACAAGTAGGTTCAGGACCTGCGCTGCACCAGGCGCACCGGCATGTCCAGCAGACCACGGTAGTCCTCGCCCACCTCCCGCATGTCCAGGTCGTCCGACCGATAGCCCCATTCCACCGAAGCTGAGGTGCGCCCGGTGGCATGCCCGTCGTCCACGATGCGCAGGAGGTCCAGCAGGTATTTTGCGGAACTGGAATTGAAGTACTCCAGCTCGACGCGGACGACCGTGTGTCGCTGGGGGGCGTCGAGGTAGGAGCGGAGCTGATCGAAGATGGGCCGGAAGAACTTATCCGCATTCTCGTGGATGGAGGAGCCGCTGAGCTCCAGCACGCCACGTGCGGGGTCGAGGAGCACCCGGGGGGTCTTGGCCGTGGCCGCCAGCTCGAACCGCTCCATCACTCGGCGAAAGTAAACGGCGGAACGTCGCGGTCAAGATCAGCGGCCGATCATTACCTTTTGCCGCGAGCGGAAAACGGAATGCCATGAAGACCATCCTTGTTCCCTACGATTTCTCGGACTGCGCGACCGATGCCCTGCGTGTGGCCGCCAAGCTGGCCCGGCTGTCCGGAGCGTGCATCGATATCGTGCACATGTACGAGCAGATGACGGACTTCCATACGGAGAACCAGCGTTTACGCGACGAGATCGAGGCGAAGCTCGACAAGCTCCCGCAGCTACCGTTCCTGGAGGGCCTTGAACTGAAGAAGTTCATGCTGCGGCAGATGTCCATCACGGAAATGTTCAAGAACGACAACCTGGCCCACGTGGACCTGGTGGTGATGGGCTCCCACGGCGCGCGGGGCATCCGCGGGCTGGTGGGCTCCAACACGCAGCGCATCGTCCGCATCGCACCCATGCCCGTCCTGGTCATCAAGCATCACCTCGAGGACTTCGCCGTGAACGACGTGGTGTACGCGAGCACCTTCACCGAGGCGGACAACGCCAAGTTCGAGGCGTTCCTGCCCCTCCTCCGTCTGTTCGACGCACGGATCCACCTGCTGAAGGTGAACACGCCGAAGGCCTTCGAGCGCAGCGAGGATTCCACCCGGGCGATGGACGCCTTCCTCCAGCGTCACGAGCTGGGAAAGTACACGGCCACCATCTACAACGACCTCAGCATCGAGGAGGGGATCCTGAACTTCTCGCGCGGCATCGACACGGACCTGATCGCCATGGCCACCCATGGTCGCACGGGCTTCTTCCATGTGGTGAACGGCAGCCTCACGGAGGACATCGTCAACCACACCTCGTACCCGGTGCTCAGTATCAAGCTCTAAGGGTGCTTGACGTGTGAACGCCGCCTATATTTACGCCGATCATCGAGCCGCGCATGCAGTACCTGTACAAACAGTTCCAGGCCAAGAAGAAGGAGATCATCGAGGTGGAGATCGACCGGCCGACCAAGGTGCGGTTCATGACCGCGGTGGAGTATAAGCGGTATAAGAACTGCCGCAGCTTCACCTATTACGGAGGGACCTTTGATAGCTCTCCGGTACGCTTCGTCATCCCGCATGACGCGGTGTGGTACGTGGTGGTGGAGAAAGGGAGCCGCTACAGCCCGGTGCGTGTGCAGGCCCAGTGCCGTATGCTGCAACCCGACCGACAGGTGCTCTCCAGCGTGGCGCTGGACGCACCGGCCCATGTGCGCGATGCCGAGGACCGCGCTGCGCTGATGGAGGCCGAGGTGCCCGAGGAGGGTCGCGCGGAGGAGTGAACCGCCCGTCGTTCGGAAGCGTTGGATGAGCAGAACCTGACGCCGTGGACCTTCGAGAGGATCGTGAACGGTTGGAGCGCATCCTGCTGGGCCAGGAGGCCCTGGTGAACGAGGTGCGCACGTGGCTGGATGAGGAGGATACCGCTGACGCCATGGTGGAAGCGGCGATCCGCAGTTCCGGTGATGATCGCATGAACACACTGCGCGGGCTGTCGCCTGCGCGCATCTTCGGCCGCGGGGCTATCCGTGACCTTTGCGTGCGGTACCGCCTGCGGTTCTTACCGAGCGCCTTGTACAAGGCGGAGATCCCTCGCCAGGCCCTTGGCGCCGTGCGAGCCCTTGAGGCCGGTACTGGTCAGGTGCTTCGGGGTTACCACATCCTGGCCCCGGCGAGCCGGTTCCGGCTCTGCGATGCGGATGCCGATCCCCTGCTCTTCGTGCGCATCGGTCCCGACCGGTATTACCTGATCCACCGATGGGGCTCGGACCTTTCGCCCTGGCGCGCCATGGTGCATTGGCCGCTCCGGACCCCGCTTCACCTGGGGGTGACCGTGGTCATCGCGGCCTTGATGCTCGCTGCGGCGATCCCGACCGGATGGATCACCCGCGTCCCGATGGCAGGGTGGTGGTGCGCCCATCGGCTGCTGTTCGTCTTCTGGTCCACCGTGGTGGTCGCGGCGTTCACGGTGCAGGCCTGGTTCGCCTTCTTCGGCCGGTTCAGCCGCGAGGCGTGGAACAGCCGCACGTTCAACTGAGGTCCGGAACGCGGCTCAGTGTCCCCACGACCGTACCGGGCTCATGAACGGCGCACCGGGACGGTGATCCGTTCCTCTTGGGGCAGTTTGCAGACACAGGCCGACCGGAACCACTGCTTCAGTTGCTCGCGCTCCTCCGGTACCAGGCGTCGAAAGGCCTTGCGCAGCTCCTTGCGGAACACCCGGGCATCCGCCAGGCTGATCTTGTCCAGCAGTTCCTGATAGTAGTCGAGGAGCGTCTTCTGGCTGCGCATGGTGCGTGTGGGCCCCTTGGATCCGGGCCGCTCAGTGCTGTACGCATGGTCCGGACCCAGGGTTTCGGAAAGGCGAAAGGGCGCTGTGTGGGCGCCCCTCCGCCATCGACCGGTCACGGTTCAGTCCACGGCGATCTCCTTGGCCTTCGGCTTGGTGGCCTCCACCTTCGGGATCGAGAGGTGCAGGATCCCATCAGTGTACTCGGCCTTGATCCGGTCCGCGTTCGCGCTTTCGGGAAGGCGGAAGCTGCGTGAGAAGGAGCTGAAGTGGAACTCACGACGTGTGAACCGGTCACCATCCTTGTGTTCTTCGTTCTTCTTTTCAGCGCTCACCGTGAGCACATTGTCCTCGACGTTCACCTTGAGGTCCTCCTTTTTGTAGCTGGGGGCCATCACCTCCAGCTTGAACTCCGCATCACGCTCGATGATGTTCACGCTCGGAAGCGCTTGACGGGGCTCGTCCTGCCCGAAGATGCTGTTCATGTCGCGGCCGAAGAACTCGTTCACCAGCGTATTGAACGGGCTCACGTAGCTGGCTTTGGGGCGGTACTTCACGATGGTCATGACGGTATCGGTGTTGAGTGTGGTTGTGTGCGCAACGCACCGGACAACCGGTATGCCGACCCGCAGAACAGGACATTTCGGCCGCTGGTCGCGGTCGAACGTGTCAAGATGTCCTTATTGAGGGAGGAAGAGGAAAGTGATCGTGCCGATCTGTTCCTCCAGAGCGGTGGCGGATCGGTCGAAGCGGGCTTCGCCGGCGTAGGCCATGGCGTACGCCACCATGCACTCCTCGTTGACGGTGGTGGCCTCCTTGTCCAAGGAGGTCCGCCGGATGGTGCCACTGCGGTCCACGTAGATCCGCACGACCACGCGCCCGCTCCCGGTGCACAGGTAGGCGGGCACCTCGAGCACCTCAGGCCGACGCCCCTTGAGGTCGTAGGAGACGGTGGCGGGCCCCTCTACGCGTGCTGGGGGCTGTTCCTTGGGCAGGTAGCGGTCCTTGTCCCACTGGCTGGGGTCCAGCTCGGGCACCACCACCTCCTTGCCGGCCGCCCGCCGTTCCTCGGCCAGCCGCTCGAACTCGCTCTGCTCCATGGCGCGCAGGTCGTTCTCCAGCCGTTCGGCCGTTCGCTCGCTCACCGTGGGCATCGCCTGGGCCGCACGCAGTTGCGCGTTCAGGTCGCTGACCGCATTGGTCACCTGCATGGGGGGCAGGGGCTTGCCGGTCTCGATGGCCTGCAACAGGGCCTCGGCCACCGCGGCATCCATCACATCCACCCGCATCTCGTTGCTGCGCTCCGGATCGGGCCCTGAACCCAGCCGTGAGACGGCCAAGGCGAAGACCACGGCGGTGTGAAGCACCAGCGTACCGATGATGCCGTACTTGTGACGGTCGAAGCGGTCCAGGATGAGGTCCAACATGCGACGTCGATGACCGCAAGTTAAACGCCGTTCCGCCGCGTGCGGATGCGCCAGCCTGCTGGATGGCGGTTGTTCCATCGGTTGCCTGCGCCTTTGGCCCAGCCGAGGCCAAGGCCGGCGTGGCACATGAGGGCATGGCCCCGCGCCCCAGTGGAGGCGATGGCCTCACCCCGCAGGAACGCGAGCGCCCCATCGCGGTCCAGGTCCACTGTGGTGAAGGGAAGGACCGATCGCAGCAGGTCCACGGCTTCCGGGCAGCAGGCGGCCGCGGGATGTGGGGCCGTTCCTCCGGGGACCGCCATGGTCAGGGGCAGAGCGCCGCCGGACCGGTCGATGGCGGCGCGCAGCGCTGCCGTCACTGCGGCCCAGCCCGGAGGCCGGAGGAGGTGGCCGTCCGCCGAGCAGGGGCCCGCATCGGGCGGCGATGACGATCGGCCGGGTTTGCGCACCGCGGCGATGAAGAAGCCCTCGGCCCGGCAGCGATGGGGCATGCATGTCAGCCCCAGCTCACCCCGGACAGGGCCGCTGTCCAGCGGGTCGATCGTCAGCACCTCGGCCTCGTGCTGTTGCAGGAACCGATGAAGTTGCCCTTCGTCCTCCTCGTCGGCCCAGGTGCAGGTGCTGTAGATCAGCACGCCACCGGGGCGAAGGGCCCCCCAGGCGTGGTGCAACAGGCCGGCCTGCACCGCGCTGCATTGCCGCACCAGCTCGAGCGACCACTGTGCGCGGGCCACGGGCTCGCGGCGCATCAGGCCTTCACCGCTGCACGGAGCGTCCAGCAGCACCAGGTCGAAGTGCGGAAGGGTGCCGAAGGCCTCGGCGGGAAGCCGCGTGACGCAGGCGTTGGGCGATCCCCATTTCCACACGTTCTCCTGCAGCACGGCCTGCCGGCGCCCATCCAGCTCGTTGCAAACGACCACGGCGCCCGGACCCAGGAGGGACAGCAGATGGGTGCTCTTCCCCCCGGGGGCGGCGCACAGGTCGAGGGCGAGCGCGTCGGCGCCGATCAGGCCTGCGGCGGCCATCGCGCGCTCGATCAGCATGCTGCCCGCTTCCTGCACATAGTAGGCGCCGGCGTGCAGCAGGGGGTCCACGGTGAACAGCGGACGTTCGTCGAGGTAACGGCCCGTGGTGCACCAGGGCACGGGTTCGCCCGTGGGGCCGCCGGGTTTGAGGCGGTTGAGGCGGATGCTGGTGGACGGAGGGCGGTCGAGCGCGGCGAGCAGGGCGGGGGCTTCGTTCCCCAGGGTGGCCGAGAGGCGTTCGATGAGGCCGGTGGGCAGGGGCGGCATCGCGCCGACGTCCCTGGCCTTGCGCGGTCGCCGCATCGTTGTTCAGAGGACGGCCACGGCGCTCGGCCGTTCGATGGTCTGCCGGCGGTCCGGGCCGGTGGACACGATCCGTACGGGCACCTGCACGGCCTCCTCGATCCGCCGGATGTAGCGCTCGAGCGAGTCGGGAATGTCATTGCCCAGGGAACCCCAGCCGTCACAGTCGGCATACACCGGTTCGGCCTCCAGCAGATCGTAAGGCAAGCGGTCGGCGAGCGCACCGTTCACGCGGTAGTGCGTGCAGACGCGCACCTGGTCCAGGTCGCTCAGCACATCGGCCTTCATCATGGCCAGTTCGCTCACGCCATTGATCATCACCGCGTAGCGCAGGGCGGGCAGGTCGAGCCAGCCGCATCGGCGCGGCCGTCCCGTGGTGCTTCCGAACTCGTTGCCCGCCTTGCGGATGTGGTCGCCGGTATCGTCCGTGAGCTCCGTGGGGAAGGGCCCGCTGCCCACGCGGGTGCAGTAGGCCTTGAAGATGCCGATCACGCGGCCGATGCGCGAGGGCGGAACCCCCAGGCCGGTGCAGGCTCCGGCACAGATGGTGCTGCTGCTCGTGACGAAGGGATAGGTGCCGAAATCGATGTCGAGCAGGGTGCCTTGGGCCCCTTCCGCGAGCACCTCGCGGCCCTGGCGGAAGGCCTGGTCCAGGTAGTGCTCGCTGTCCACCAGCTGCATGGCGCGCAGGCGTTCCACGGCGTGCATCCAGCGCTCCTCGGCCTCGCGGTCGGGACCTGGTGCGCCGTAGAGGCCCAGCAGGCGTTCGTGCTTGCGCACCAGGCCGCGGTAGCGGTCGTGCAGGTCGCCGCGCTCAAGGTCGCCCACGCGAAGGCCGTTGCGGCCGGTCTTGTCCATGTAGGTGGGCCCGATGCCTTTGAGCGTGCTTCCGATCCGTTCCTTGCCCTTCTCGGCCTCGCTGGCGGCGTCGAGCGCGCGGTGCGTGGGCAGGATGAGGTGTGCTCGGCGCGAGATGGCCAGCCGGCCCTGAAGGTCCGCTCCGCTGGCCGCGATGCCATCGAGCTCCTGCAGGAAGATCACCGGGTCGATCACCACACCGTTGCCCACGAGGTTCATCACCCCGTCGTGGAACACACCGCTGGGCACGGTGTGGAGCACATGTTTGCGGCCTTCGATCCACAAGGTGTGGCCGGCGTTGGGGCCGCCCTGGAAGCGGGCCACCACCTGATACCGGGGGGCCACCACGTCCACCACTTTGCCCTTGCCTTCATCGCCCCACTGGGCGCCGAGCAGGACGTCCATCCGGGCGCCCATCACGCCTTGAGCTTGGCGAGGGCCTCGTCGACCCCACCGGTGATGGTGAAGACCGAGTCGAGCTTGGTGACCACGAAGAGCTGGCGCACGCTGGGGGAGAGGCCGGAGATGATGGCGTCACCGCCGGCATTGCGGGTCCTGGTGAGCACGTTGATGAGGATGTTCAGCCCGGTGCTGTTCATGTACTG
Proteins encoded in this region:
- a CDS encoding DUF1987 domain-containing protein, with product MERFELAATAKTPRVLLDPARGVLELSGSSIHENADKFFRPIFDQLRSYLDAPQRHTVVRVELEYFNSSSAKYLLDLLRIVDDGHATGRTSASVEWGYRSDDLDMREVGEDYRGLLDMPVRLVQRRS
- a CDS encoding universal stress protein, giving the protein MKTILVPYDFSDCATDALRVAAKLARLSGACIDIVHMYEQMTDFHTENQRLRDEIEAKLDKLPQLPFLEGLELKKFMLRQMSITEMFKNDNLAHVDLVVMGSHGARGIRGLVGSNTQRIVRIAPMPVLVIKHHLEDFAVNDVVYASTFTEADNAKFEAFLPLLRLFDARIHLLKVNTPKAFERSEDSTRAMDAFLQRHELGKYTATIYNDLSIEEGILNFSRGIDTDLIAMATHGRTGFFHVVNGSLTEDIVNHTSYPVLSIKL
- a CDS encoding DUF1883 domain-containing protein, giving the protein MQYLYKQFQAKKKEIIEVEIDRPTKVRFMTAVEYKRYKNCRSFTYYGGTFDSSPVRFVIPHDAVWYVVVEKGSRYSPVRVQAQCRMLQPDRQVLSSVALDAPAHVRDAEDRAALMEAEVPEEGRAEE
- a CDS encoding Hsp20/alpha crystallin family protein, which gives rise to MTIVKYRPKASYVSPFNTLVNEFFGRDMNSIFGQDEPRQALPSVNIIERDAEFKLEVMAPSYKKEDLKVNVEDNVLTVSAEKKNEEHKDGDRFTRREFHFSSFSRSFRLPESANADRIKAEYTDGILHLSIPKVEATKPKAKEIAVD
- a CDS encoding rRNA cytosine-C5-methylase — encoded protein: MRRPRKARDVGAMPPLPTGLIERLSATLGNEAPALLAALDRPPSTSIRLNRLKPGGPTGEPVPWCTTGRYLDERPLFTVDPLLHAGAYYVQEAGSMLIERAMAAAGLIGADALALDLCAAPGGKSTHLLSLLGPGAVVVCNELDGRRQAVLQENVWKWGSPNACVTRLPAEAFGTLPHFDLVLLDAPCSGEGLMRREPVARAQWSLELVRQCSAVQAGLLHHAWGALRPGGVLIYSTCTWADEEDEGQLHRFLQQHEAEVLTIDPLDSGPVRGELGLTCMPHRCRAEGFFIAAVRKPGRSSSPPDAGPCSADGHLLRPPGWAAVTAALRAAIDRSGGALPLTMAVPGGTAPHPAAACCPEAVDLLRSVLPFTTVDLDRDGALAFLRGEAIASTGARGHALMCHAGLGLGWAKGAGNRWNNRHPAGWRIRTRRNGV
- a CDS encoding adenylosuccinate synthase, which codes for MGARMDVLLGAQWGDEGKGKVVDVVAPRYQVVARFQGGPNAGHTLWIEGRKHVLHTVPSGVFHDGVMNLVGNGVVIDPVIFLQELDGIAASGADLQGRLAISRRAHLILPTHRALDAASEAEKGKERIGSTLKGIGPTYMDKTGRNGLRVGDLERGDLHDRYRGLVRKHERLLGLYGAPGPDREAEERWMHAVERLRAMQLVDSEHYLDQAFRQGREVLAEGAQGTLLDIDFGTYPFVTSSSTICAGACTGLGVPPSRIGRVIGIFKAYCTRVGSGPFPTELTDDTGDHIRKAGNEFGSTTGRPRRCGWLDLPALRYAVMINGVSELAMMKADVLSDLDQVRVCTHYRVNGALADRLPYDLLEAEPVYADCDGWGSLGNDIPDSLERYIRRIEEAVQVPVRIVSTGPDRRQTIERPSAVAVL
- a CDS encoding STAS domain-containing protein, whose protein sequence is MSDRPTFDLQIDPTDTCPIFKLQGRLMDQQQADRLLSSLEEGLAGGQHNVVLDMSDLQYMNSTGLNILINVLTRTRNAGGDAIISGLSPSVRQLFVVTKLDSVFTITGGVDEALAKLKA